The segment TGGTGGATCTTTCCACGCTCCTGTTGAAACCCAACGAATATTAGCTCATAGCTTAGACAAGTCTCTTCAAGCACAGATGGAGCTGCAAAAAGTATTTTATTCTCACGGTATAAAAGATTTTAATATGCCCGATATTTCTTCCAAAGATAAAGCTCAAGAGTTTATCAATTTGGATATGAAAAACCTGAAAGAGAAAAAAGAAAAATGGGTGAATACAGTTGTTCCTGCATGGCTAGAAAAAGCGAAAGCCGACGGAAAACTTACTGCTCAATTATAATAAAAAATAAACAAGTAGGAGTGTCTGAAGTATCTCTATTTTAGACACTCTTTTTTTATCTTTATGAAAAAAGAATTACGACAAATGTGGCGCTTTCCATGGGGATATAAAGAAAGTATAGCTATTGTTTTAGGTGTTATGGGTATCGGAATCTTACTTCAACTGATTCTGGGTAACTTTAACTTTTTCTTCCTTGCCTATCCCGTAAATATCGTTTGTGGAGGAGTTCTAGTATTTCTCCTTTTGGGGTTACTGCTGATACGAAAATCAACATTCTATAAATGGTTATCGGGTGCACCATTGGCTGTGATTTTAATAGGAGTAATGCTTGTGTTAACTCTGATTATGGGTCTGACTCCTCAAGTGAGTTCTTCTATAATCCCCGAAAAGGACTTTTTCTCTCGTTTGGGCTTTACACAAATGACTACTTCTTGGCCTTTTGTTTTACTCTATCTTTTTCTTCTCATAGCTTTAGGCTCTTTGATATTAAGAAGAATATATCCATTCAAAAAAAGTGATTTGGCTTTTTATTGCACTCATATCGGCTTGTGGATATTTCTTTTTACAGCAGGTTTAGGAGCTTCAGATATAAAACGTTATGTTATGTATGTATACGAGAATCAGGTAGAATGGAGGGTGTACGATAGTGAAGAAAATGTATTAGAACTGCCGATTGCTATCCAACTGAATGATTTTATTATGGAAGAGTATCCTCCTAAGTTAGCAATTATAGACAGAGAAACAGGAGCTGTGCAACCTGAAAACAGAATAGATCTTTTTCAAATAGATGAGAACCGCATGAAGGGTAAGCTCTGGATGTTTGATTTGGAAGTAGAGGAGTACATTCATGAAGCAGTACGGAATAGCGATAGTACCTATGCTGAAGTCTATATGCCTGGAGCTAGTCCTGCAGCCTTCGTGAAAATTCAAAACGACAGTATCGTTCGACAGGGTTGGGTTTCTGGAGGAAATCGTGCTCAATTGTACATGACACTACCTATCGACTCAAGTTATACTCTTGTAATGACACAAGCCGAACCTAAGCGCTTCATTTCGGATATTGATGTATTTATGGATGATGGAAGTGTACAGCATGCTCTTTTAGAGGTCAACAAACCACTACGCATTGGGCATTGGACTATTTATCAATATGGTTATGATAACGAGGCTGGTAAAATGTCAAACTATTCGGCTTTCGAATTGGTCTATGATCCTTGGTTACCTTGGGTGTACGTTGGTATTATTATCTTAGCAGTAGGGTGTGTGATCTTATTGTGGAGTGGACATAAACAGAAAGGAGGCAAGAAATGACTTGGGATGTTTTTTTATACTTTGCTATACCTACACTTGTTTTGTGGATAATAGCTGCCTTTATCATCTATAAAAAGAATGGAGCTCAGATAGCTAAACTGATGACTCTTGCGGGTGTAATTGTATTCTTTTGTTTTATAATAGGCTTGTGGGTTGGACAAGATAGGCCACCTTTGAGAACGATGGGTGAAACCCGTTTGTGGTATTCTTTTTTTATATCAATTGTAGGATTGATTACTTATTATCGTTGGCGATATCAATGGTTGTTGTCTTTTTCAAATATAGTAGCTTCAGTTTTTGTATGTATTAATATATTCAAGCCAGAAATACATTCTACTAATTTAATGCCTGCTTTGCAAAGTTATTGGTTTGTCCCTCATGTTACAGTTTATATCTTGTCTTATGCTATGCTGGGTGCGGCAACTATTACATCAATCATTCAATTGAGAAACTTTCAAAAAAATAAAGTCGACGAAAAGCTGTATCACCTGATGGATAATCTAGTCTATGTGGGATTGGGATTTTTATTATTGGGTATGTTGATGGGTGCCGTTTGGGCTAAGGAGGCTTGGGGGCATTATTGGTCGTGGGATCCTAAAGAAACATGGGCATTTATTACCTCTTGTGGGTATTTACTCTATATTCATATGAGGTTGCGTAATAGGTATCCCCAAATAGCACTATGGATATTGAGTATATCTTTTGTACTCTTAATGATTACGTGGGTGGGTGTCAATTATCTTCCTTCTGCCCAAGGAAGTGTTCATGTTTATTCCTAATCAACTTATAAAAAAGGCTATACTCAATTAAGGTATAGCCTTTATGATTACTTGCTAGAGTGGATGGTATTTATTGGTTTTGCCAAAAAGTTAATAGATCGGCAACAATAAAACTGCTACCTCCAACAAATACAAAATCGTCTTTATCACTATCACCTATCGCCTTCATAGTAGCCTGTTCTACATTGGGGTAGGTATCACCCTTTAGTCCCTCGGCATGTGCGATTTCTGCTAATTCAGATGCCGACATGGCTCTTTTTACAGAAGCTTGGGTGAAATAATAAATGGCTTCTTTAGGTAAAAGATGAAGAACTCCCCTAATATCTTTATCATTAACCATGCCTATAACAATGCGTAGCTCCTTATAATTTTGATGTTTGAATTGTTCTACAATAGTGCTGATACCCGCAACATTATGTCCAGTGTCACATATTACTCTGGGACTTTCTTGTAATTTCTGCCATCTGCCCATTAGCCCTGTAAGTTCACAAACCTGAGCAAAACCTTTTCTGATATTGTTTTCAGAAATCTGGTAACCCAGAGATATAAGGATAGGAAGAGCAGTAAGTAGGGTATTCGTATTCTTAAGTTGGCACCAGCCACCAAGCTCTCCATCTAAATTCTGATACTGTTGAGTTTGATATCTCCAGCCTATAGCATTAGGAGTACATAGCTCTTCTTTAAGAGTAGGATTATTTTGTGCGTAGTAGATGGGCGCATTCATTTCGACAGCCTTTGCTGCAAACACAGGGAGAGTTTCATCATTATACTCTCCAATAACGATAGGAGTCTGTTCTTTAATAATTCCTGCCTTTTCTCCTGCAATAGCAGCAAGAGTATTGCCTAAAAATTGATTATGGTCATTGCTTATATTTGTAATGATTGAAAGATCGGGCTGAATAATATTTGTACAATCTAGTCGTCCACCAAGTCCTACCTCAATAACCGCTACATCTACTTTTTGATCCTCAAAATACTTAAAAGCTAAAGCTGTTGTTAATTCGAAAAAAGAAGGAGACAAAGGTTCATAGAAACTTCTTTCTTTCTCAATAAAATCGACTACATACTTTTCTGAAACAGGGATCCCATTGACCCTTATACGTTCCCTAAAATCAATTAAGTGAGGTGAAGTATATAAGCCCACTTTATACCCAGCTTCTTGTAATATGGCAGCTAAAGTATGTGAAGTAGAACCTTTTCCATTGGTACCACCAATATGTATTGTTTTGTATGTTGTATGTGGGTGATTTAGATGTTTATCTAATGCTTTAGTAGTAGATAAACCTTCTTTGTAAGCACTGCTTCCTTCTTTTTGGAACATAGGTACACAGTTGTAGAGGTAATTTACAGTTTCTTCGTAGTTCATAAAGCAAAATATATAATTCTAATAATCGCCTATTTCTCTTTATTTTAGTTATCTTGTCTATACTAAATCTTAATCTGGTACAGCCCAATAAAAGGCGATTTATTGTGTTGTGCAAATATGAACAATTAAAATAGAAGATGTATGGGAAAGAAGAATTTTATTTTAGACACTAATGTGATTTTACACGATTATAATTGTCTTAGAAATTTCGAAGAAAACGACATTTATCTTCCCATCGTTGTTTTGGAAGAGTTAGATAAATTTAAAAAAGGAAATGAACAGATAAACTTCAACTCTCGTGAGTTTATTCGAGAAATTGATGCTCTTAGTGAAGGCGATTTATTTAAAGAAGGAGTTTCCTTAGGTGATGATTTAGGAAGATTATTTATAGTGGTTGGTAATGTAGAAGCAAAGAAAGTAAAAGCTTGCTTTGCTCTAAATAAACCAGATCACTACATCCTTGCTGCAACAGAATATGTTGCAGAACAGCACCCAGGTATGCAGACAATATTGGTTTCCAAAGACGTAAATCTTCGGATGAAAGCTCGTGCTGTAGGGCTGCCTTCTGAGGATTATATCAACGATAAGGTTAACAATATAGATATATTTGAAAGGGAGCACGAAACCATTACTACCGCTAATAGTGAGTTGATAGATAGAATCTATTCCTCCTATGATGGAGTTGATGCCAAAGAACTTGAAGTAGGTGAGGCTCTAAGACCCA is part of the Bacteroides coprosuis DSM 18011 genome and harbors:
- a CDS encoding cytochrome c assembly protein (InterPro IPR002541~KEGG: pdi:BDI_0111 cytochrome c biogenesis protein CcsA~PFAM: Cytochrome c assembly protein~SPTR: Cytochrome c biogenesis protein ccsA;~IMG reference gene:2504106794~PFAM: Cytochrome C assembly protein), coding for MTWDVFLYFAIPTLVLWIIAAFIIYKKNGAQIAKLMTLAGVIVFFCFIIGLWVGQDRPPLRTMGETRLWYSFFISIVGLITYYRWRYQWLLSFSNIVASVFVCINIFKPEIHSTNLMPALQSYWFVPHVTVYILSYAMLGAATITSIIQLRNFQKNKVDEKLYHLMDNLVYVGLGFLLLGMLMGAVWAKEAWGHYWSWDPKETWAFITSCGYLLYIHMRLRNRYPQIALWILSISFVLLMITWVGVNYLPSAQGSVHVYS
- a CDS encoding hypothetical protein (KEGG: bth:BT_1416 hypothetical protein~SPTR: Putative membrane protein;~IMG reference gene:2504106793~PFAM: ResB-like family); this encodes MWRFPWGYKESIAIVLGVMGIGILLQLILGNFNFFFLAYPVNIVCGGVLVFLLLGLLLIRKSTFYKWLSGAPLAVILIGVMLVLTLIMGLTPQVSSSIIPEKDFFSRLGFTQMTTSWPFVLLYLFLLIALGSLILRRIYPFKKSDLAFYCTHIGLWIFLFTAGLGASDIKRYVMYVYENQVEWRVYDSEENVLELPIAIQLNDFIMEEYPPKLAIIDRETGAVQPENRIDLFQIDENRMKGKLWMFDLEVEEYIHEAVRNSDSTYAEVYMPGASPAAFVKIQNDSIVRQGWVSGGNRAQLYMTLPIDSSYTLVMTQAEPKRFISDIDVFMDDGSVQHALLEVNKPLRIGHWTIYQYGYDNEAGKMSNYSAFELVYDPWLPWVYVGIIILAVGCVILLWSGHKQKGGKK
- a CDS encoding FolC bifunctional protein (COGs: COG0285 Folylpolyglutamate synthase~InterPro IPR013221:IPR001645~KEGG: bvu:BVU_2328 putative folylpolyglutamate synthase~PFAM: Mur ligase, central~PRIAM: Tetrahydrofolate synthase~SPTR: Folylpolyglutamate synthase;~TIGRFAM: Folylpolyglutamate synthetase~IMG reference gene:2504106795~PFAM: Mur ligase middle domain~TIGRFAM: folylpolyglutamate synthase/dihydrofolate synthase): MNYEETVNYLYNCVPMFQKEGSSAYKEGLSTTKALDKHLNHPHTTYKTIHIGGTNGKGSTSHTLAAILQEAGYKVGLYTSPHLIDFRERIRVNGIPVSEKYVVDFIEKERSFYEPLSPSFFELTTALAFKYFEDQKVDVAVIEVGLGGRLDCTNIIQPDLSIITNISNDHNQFLGNTLAAIAGEKAGIIKEQTPIVIGEYNDETLPVFAAKAVEMNAPIYYAQNNPTLKEELCTPNAIGWRYQTQQYQNLDGELGGWCQLKNTNTLLTALPILISLGYQISENNIRKGFAQVCELTGLMGRWQKLQESPRVICDTGHNVAGISTIVEQFKHQNYKELRIVIGMVNDKDIRGVLHLLPKEAIYYFTQASVKRAMSASELAEIAHAEGLKGDTYPNVEQATMKAIGDSDKDDFVFVGGSSFIVADLLTFWQNQ